A stretch of the Papaver somniferum cultivar HN1 chromosome 6, ASM357369v1, whole genome shotgun sequence genome encodes the following:
- the LOC113290946 gene encoding LOW QUALITY PROTEIN: uncharacterized protein LOC113290946 (The sequence of the model RefSeq protein was modified relative to this genomic sequence to represent the inferred CDS: inserted 2 bases in 1 codon; deleted 1 base in 1 codon): PRARNRLFSRVRGFLVKVYLILSLLRICFPWLTIIVVLPIFAGFSIFFLPHIGNKVIRWYTISICLLELLLTTYVFCYHFQLDDPLIQLEHDFKWINFFDFHWRLGIDEISIGPILLKGFITTLATLAARPVTRDSRLFYFLMLAMYNSQIGPFSSRDLLLFFIMWELELIPVYLLLSMWXGKKRLYSATKFILYNAGGSIFLLMGVLGMGLYASNEPTLNFETLANQSYPVALEIIFYFGFLIAYAVKSPIIPLHTRLPDTHGEAHYSTCMLLAGTLLKMGAHGLVRINMELLPHAHSLFSPWLIIVGTGQIIYAALTSPGQRNLKKRIAYSSVSHMGFTIIGIASVTDMGLNGAILQIISHGFIGAALFFLAETSYDRIRLVYLDEMGGIAIPMPKIFTMFSSFSMASLALPGMSGFVVELVIFFGIITSPKYLLMPKILITFVMAIGMILTPIYSLSMSRQMFYGYKQFNAKNSYFFDSGPRELFVSIRIFLPVIGIGIYPDFVLSLSVDKVEAILSNYFSG; this comes from the exons CCCCGTGCTCGAAATAGACTATTTTCTCGAGTACGGGGTTTTCTGGTCAAAGTGTATCTTATCTTGTCTTTACTACGGATTTGTTTTCCTTGGTTAACAATAATTGTTGTTTTGCCGATATTCGCgggtttttccattttctttctcCCTCATATAGGAAATAAAGTCATCCGATGGTATACTATATCTATATGCCTATTGGAACTACTTCTAACGACCTATGTATTCTGTTATCATTTCCAATTGGACGATCCATTAATTCAATTAGAACATGATTTTAAATGgattaatttttttgattttcactGGAGACTCGGAATCGATGAAATTTCCATAGGACCCATTTTATTGAAGGGATTCATCACAACTTTAGCTACTTTAGCGGCCCGGCCAGTTACTCGGGATTCACGATTGTTCTATTTCTTAATGTTAGCAATGTACAACAGTCAAATAGGACCTTTTTCTTCTCGAgatcttttactt ttttttatcatgtggGAGTTAGAATTAATTCCTGTTTACCTACTTTTATCCATGTG GGGGAAGAAGCGTTTGTActcagctacaaagtttattttgtACAATGCAGGGGGTTCTATTTTTCTCTTAATGGGAGTTCTTGGTATGGGTTTATATGCTTCTAACGAACCAACATTGAATTTCGAAACATTAGCGAATCAATCATATCCTGTGGCATTAGAAATAATattctattttggttttcttattgCTTATGCTGTCAAATCACCGATTATACCTCTACATACAAGGTTACCAGATACCCACGGAGAAGCACATTACAGTACATGTATGCTTCTAGCCGGAACCTTATTGAAAATGGGAGCACATGGTTTGGTTCGGATCAATATGGAATTATTACCCCATGCTCATTCCCTTTTTTCTCCCTGGTTGATTATTGTAGGCACAGGGCAAATAATCTATGCAGCTTTAACATCTCCTGGGCAACGCAATTTAAAAAAGAGAATAGCCTACTCTTCCGTATCTCATATGGGTTTTACAATTATAGGAATAGCCTCCGTAACCGATATGGGACTCAACGGGGCCATTTTGCAAATAATTTCTCATGGATTTATTGGTGCGGCGCTTTTTTTCTTGGCAGAAACGAGTTATGATAGAATACGTCTCGTTTATCTCGATGAAATGGGAGGAATTGCTATCCCAATGCCAAAAATATTTACAATGTTCAGTAGTTTCTCGATGGCTTCTCTTGCATTGCCGGGAATGAGTGGTTTTGTTGTCGAATTGGTAATCTTTTTTGGCATAATTACCAGCCCCAAATATCTTTTAATGCCAAAAATACTCATTACTTTTGTAATGGCAATCGgaatgatattaactcctatttaTTCATTATCTATGTCACGCCAGATGTTTTATGGATACAAGCAATTTAATGCcaaaaattcttatttttttgATTCTGGACCACGAGAACTTTTTGTTTCAATCCGTATATTTCTGCCAGTAATAGGCATTGGTATTTATCCAGATTTCGTTCTCTCACTATCAGTTGACAAGGTAGAAGCTATTTTATCTAATTACTTTTCTGGATAA